Sequence from the Theropithecus gelada isolate Dixy chromosome 20, Tgel_1.0, whole genome shotgun sequence genome:
ACAGGTCAGGGGAGGCGGGGGCAGGGCTGTCAATAGGACAGCTTGTCCCAGGGGAGTCACAGGAGGTGAAGGCCAAAGATAGAGTGGGGAACAAACAAGCAAGATGGCCAGGAGTATCCAGGGCTCCTCACCCTGCACGTTGACCTCATGGATGGTCTCAGGACTGGCCCTGCCAAACACGTCTACCAGCCCAGCCGTGTGGATGACCACATGGGCTCCGGCCACAGCTGCTGCCACCTCATGGGCCTCGGTCACGTCCCCCTGGATGGCAGTCACCCTCACAGGCCCTGGCCGGGGTTAGAGGACACAGGCCATGTCACAGCTGGGGCCAGAGGCCAGAAACTGGGTTCATCTTCCACTCTGGAGTCACGTTCCCAATGTGACTCACTCGTCCCATCCATGTGGACAGAAACCAGCATCATCTGTTCCACTGCAGGGGTGGGGATCCCAGCTTTGGAAGGGATGGGGAAGCGTCCACACCCTCTCCGCCACAAGCTCCCCCAACACGAACCTGTCTTCAGCTCCTCCAGCCAGGGACCCAGGTGTCGGTCAAAGACCCGCAGCTCCCCGAGTCGGGGCTCCCGCTGCAGCAGCATTCGCACCACGTGTTCTCCCAGGAAGCCGCAGCCCCCTGTGACCAGGTACACCAGCTTCTGGGCCTGTGCAGAGTCGGCCATGCCCGGCTGGGGAAAAGACCTTGGCTCACCCAGGGACTGGCTGCCACCTGCCGCAACCACCTGTTACTGCTGGAGGTGCCCTGGAGCACTGAAGAGGCTGGCGTTTGGGGGGAGGGCAGAGCTGATCCTGGGAGCTGCAGCAACCAGGCCACCAGCCATCTGCCCCTGCTGATGGCTGAGTTATGGAGAGAGGGACGGGCTTGGGGTACAGGAAGGGGTCAGGGTTTGGGGAGAGAGGTCTGAGGGCAGTAAAAGGGTGGGGAGGCCGGGAGTtgagggaggtggagggaagGTTATAGGAAGGCGGGAAGGGCCGGATGGAGGGAAAGGCCACCTGGGTGGGCACTGGCAGCGCCTCTGCCTACCTGCAGCCGCTGTCCCAGGGTGCCCAGACTGGCCTGGAGGGGCCCTCTTCTTTCGTCCAGGGCTGGCC
This genomic interval carries:
- the HSD3B7 gene encoding 3 beta-hydroxysteroid dehydrogenase type 7 isoform X2; the encoded protein is MADSAQAQKLVYLVTGGCGFLGEHVVRMLLQREPRLGELRVFDRHLGPWLEELKTGPVRVTAIQGDVTEAHEVAAAVAGAHVVIHTAGLVDVFGRASPETIHEVNVQGTRNVIEACVQTGTRFLVYTSSMEVVGPNTKGHPFYRGNEDTLYEAVHRHPYPCSKALAERLVLEANGREAMWPGCMCWQPGSWSGGQP